The following coding sequences are from one Panicum hallii strain FIL2 chromosome 5, PHallii_v3.1, whole genome shotgun sequence window:
- the LOC112895795 gene encoding protein CROWDED NUCLEI 4-like isoform X2, producing the protein MASPRSAGAGGGAAGDEAIWRKLREAGFDEDAVRRRDKAALIGYISRLESEIYDYQHNLGLILLERKELASKYEQLKASSEATEIMLRRERAAQQSALAETRKKEENLKKNLCIQKECVSNLEKALHDMRGEAAEVKVSYEAKLAEALQMIEAAQKKFDEAEEKLLAAKSLEAESIRTRNASLRSLQDIEDREDQLRRDRTSFELESASKEKEISLQRKLLDDTKKILHEKEQALLKEQTLLNQRDDNILERLGYITHSEKRLEEEKLNLEDERKVLMEEKNKLDLKMQAIISREEAIIKKESLLDKHETELLVLQETIASKERAEIERLRQEQEVALAKRRQEFDTEMEIKLTSFEEEIEARKALLDQRESALSEQEDSVAQREQNLNLRLAELTNKEESLVKRSDELNEEERKLSSHREVVYTELQKEREEIQNMKLDLEKEKSFFEEEKREAIQAQEKLLITQNEREDLLILEMKLKEEIDSLRAQKVELMVDAERLLAEKERFEIEWELIDEKKDELQKEAARIAEERRVIDEHLKNELDIIKQEKENLRIQFKNSAESLACEHKEFMNKMQREHASWLSRIQQEREDLKRDIDIQRTELLNSAKARQMEIDSYLREKEEEFEQKKSKELEYINSEKETISSKLEHVRLELQKLEDERKEAMLERERREQELSEIKNTIDALNEQREKLQEQRKLLHSDREAITQQIQQLNELEELKIETENKQLSLRQCGRSKHGDCDVENLKENGVHQSPDEDQHASPKKCSSPKLILGKKLDVSPSVSTPISWVRKCAQVIFKRSPEKSADHDNDRFAHAKLGNVNDPSLVGNGGLFACQMENGAGEVQHAVEKVGKKRLNNALSHDQSEILEPKRKHQRSSTLPRRVRGGEIDSNCPSVLEEKCSKNEHDAVPVGLPGKGLHNPRTGELASSDASDIPEASEPSEEISVSAAEALNGDAEDKDEPDEDSDDEGEEEDEEKTSSAKKLWRFLIT; encoded by the exons ATGGCGAGCCCGCGGTCGGCCGGCgccggaggaggcgcggcgggggACGAGGCGATCTGGAGGAAGCTCCGGGAGGCCGGGTTCGACGAGGACGCCGTCAGGCGCCGGGACAAGGCGGCGCTCATTGGCTACATCTCGCGGCTGGAGTCCGAG ATTTATGATTATCAGCACAATCTGGGGCTTATTTTATTGGAGCGGAAGGAGTTGGCATCTAAATATGAGCAGCTTAAAGCTTCGTCTGAGGCCACTGAGATCATGCTCAGGCGTGAAAGAGCTGCCCAGCAGTCTGCTTTGGCTGAAACAAGGAAAAAGGAAGAGAACCTAAAAAAGAATTTATGCATTCAGAAGGAGTGTGTATCCAAT CTTGAAAAAGCACTGCACGACATGCGTGGAGAAGCAGCTGAAGTAAAAGTTTCGTATGAAGCCAAACTAGCTGAAGCCCTTCAAATGATAGAGGCTGCACAGAAAAAGTTCGATGAAGCAGAAGAGAAACTTCTTGCTGCAAAATCCTTGGAAGCAGAGTCAATTCGGACTCGCAATGCCTCATTGAGAAGTCTGCAAGACATTGAAGACCGTGAAGATCAGCTAAGAAGAGACAGAACTTCTTTTGAACTTGA GAGTGCATCTAAGGAGAAAGAGATTAGCCTCCAGAGAAAATTATTGGATGATACTAAAAAAATTTTGCATGAAAAGGAGCAGGCATTACTGAAAGAACAAACACTTCTTAATCAGAGGGATGACAACATCCTTGAGAGGCTTGGATACATAACACACTCAGAAAAAAGGTTGGAGGAGGAAAAGCTGAATCTTGAAGATGAAAGGAAGGTTCTCATGGAAGAAAAGAATAAGCTGGACCTGAAAATGCAGGCGATTATTTCTAGGGAGGAA GCCATAATTAAGAAGGAATCCTTACTTGATAAACACGAAACCGAACTATTGGTTTTGCAAGAGACAATTGCCAGCAAAGAAAGG GCTGAAATAGAAAGGCTGCGCCAGGAGCAAGAAGTTGCCTTGGCGAAAAGAAGGCAAGAATTTGACACTGAGATGGAGATTAAGCTCACTTCTTTTGAGGAAGAGATAGAAGCGAGGAAAGCCCTGCTGGACCAGAGGGAAAGTGCCCTCAGTGAGCAGGAGGATTCTGTGGCACAAAGAGAACAAAATCTCAACCTTAGACTTGCAGAGTTAACAAACAAGGAAGAGTCTTTGGTGAAGAGATCAGATGAGTTAAATGAAGAAGAGAGAAAGCTCTCCTCTCACAGAGAAGTGGTGTACACTGAATTacaaaaagaaagggaggaaatTCAGAATATGAAATTGGATTTGGAGAAGGAAAAGTCTTTCTTTGAAGAGGAGAAGCGCGAAGCGATTCAAGCTCAGGAGAAACTACTAATAACCCAAAATGAGAGAGAAGATTTGCTTATTTTGGAGATGAAACTTAAAGAAGAAATTGATAGTCTGAGAGCCCAAAAAGTTGAACTTATGGTTGATGCAGAAAGACTGCTAGCAGAAAAAGAAAGATTTGAGATTGAATGGGAGCTGATTGATGAGAAAAAGGACGAACTACAAAAGGAAGCAGCCAGGATTGCTGAAGAGCGAAGAGTTATAGATGAGCATCTCAAGAATGAGCTTGATATCATCAAACAGGAGAAGGAAAATCTCCGAATTCAGTTCAAAAATAGTGCAGAATCCCTCGCTTGTGAACATAAGGAGTTCATGAATAAGATGCAGCGAGAGCATGCTAGTTGGCTAAGCAGGATACAACAAGAAAGAGAAGATCTTAAGAGAGATATTGATATCCAGAGAACAGAATTACTGAATTCTGCAAAGGCAAGGCAGATGGAAATAGATTCATATCTaagggaaaaagaagaggaGTTTGAGCAGAAAAAATCCAAGGAGCTTGAGTACATCAATTCTGAAAAGGAAACGATCAGCTCAAAACTAGAACATGTCAGGCTTGAATTGCAGAAACTTGAGGATGAGAGGAAAGAAGCTATGCTAGAACGAGAGAGGAGAGAACAAGAGCTGTCTGAAATAAAGAACACTATAGATGCCCTTAACGAGCAACGGGAGaagttgcaagagcaaagaaaACTGCTTCATTCAGATCGAGAAGCAATCACACAGCAAATCCAGCAACTTAATGAATTAGAAGAACTGAAGATTGAAACTGAGAACAAGCAACTGTCTTTGAGACAGTGTGGGAGATCAAAGCATGGAGATTGTGATGTGGAAAACCTGAAGGAGAATGGCGTTCACCAGTCTCCTGATGAGGATCAACATGCTAGTCCCAAGAAGTGTTCATCACCAAAGCTTATTCTTGGAAAGAAATTAGATGTGTCCCCCTCTGTTTCAACACCAATTTCTTGGGTTCGAAAATGTGCTCAGGTGATATTCAAACGCTCTCCAGAGAAGAGTGCTGATCATGATAATGATAGATTTGCACATGCAAAGCTGGGAAATGTCAATGACCCTAGCTTAGTTGGAAATGGTGGATTATTTGCTTGTCAGATGGAAAATGGTGCTGGGGAAGTACAACATGCTGTCGAGAAAGTTGGGAAGAAGAGGCTCAATAATGCACTATCTCATGATCAGAGTGAAATTTTAGAGCCCAAACGTAAGCACCAGAGGAGCAGTACTCTGCCTCGGAGAGTGAGAGGAGGGGAAATTGATTCTAACTG TCCATCAGTTCTAGAAGAAAAATGTTCTAAGAATGAACACGACGCAGTCCCAGTTGGTTTACCTGGGAAGGGACTGCATAATCCAAGAACAGGAGAACTGGCTTCATCAGATGCTTCAGATATTCCTGAAGCATCTGAGCCTTCAGAGGAGATTTCAGTG TCTGCCGCTGAAGCATTGAACGGAGATGCTGAGGACAAGGATGAACCTGATGAGGACTCTGATGATGAAGGCgaagaggaagatgaagagAAGACATCTTCAGCGAAGAAGCTGTGGCGCTTTCTCATTACATGA
- the LOC112895795 gene encoding protein CROWDED NUCLEI 4-like isoform X1, with protein MASPRSAGAGGGAAGDEAIWRKLREAGFDEDAVRRRDKAALIGYISRLESEIYDYQHNLGLILLERKELASKYEQLKASSEATEIMLRRERAAQQSALAETRKKEENLKKNLCIQKECVSNLEKALHDMRGEAAEVKVSYEAKLAEALQMIEAAQKKFDEAEEKLLAAKSLEAESIRTRNASLRSLQDIEDREDQLRRDRTSFELESASKEKEISLQRKLLDDTKKILHEKEQALLKEQTLLNQRDDNILERLGYITHSEKRLEEEKLNLEDERKVLMEEKNKLDLKMQAIISREEAIIKKESLLDKHETELLVLQETIASKERAEIERLRQEQEVALAKRRQEFDTEMEIKLTSFEEEIEARKALLDQRESALSEQEDSVAQREQNLNLRLAELTNKEESLVKRSDELNEEERKLSSHREVVYTELQKEREEIQNMKLDLEKEKSFFEEEKREAIQAQEKLLITQNEREDLLILEMKLKEEIDSLRAQKVELMVDAERLLAEKERFEIEWELIDEKKDELQKEAARIAEERRVIDEHLKNELDIIKQEKENLRIQFKNSAESLACEHKEFMNKMQREHASWLSRIQQEREDLKRDIDIQRTELLNSAKARQMEIDSYLREKEEEFEQKKSKELEYINSEKETISSKLEHVRLELQKLEDERKEAMLERERREQELSEIKNTIDALNEQREKLQEQRKLLHSDREAITQQIQQLNELEELKIETENKQLSLRQCGRSKHGDCDVENLKENGVHQSPDEDQHASPKKCSSPKLILGKKLDVSPSVSTPISWVRKCAQVIFKRSPEKSADHDNDRFAHAKLGNVNDPSLVGNGGLFACQMENGAGEVQHAVEKVGKKRLNNALSHDQSEILEPKRKHQRSSTLPRRVRGGEIDSNCSPSVLEEKCSKNEHDAVPVGLPGKGLHNPRTGELASSDASDIPEASEPSEEISVSAAEALNGDAEDKDEPDEDSDDEGEEEDEEKTSSAKKLWRFLIT; from the exons ATGGCGAGCCCGCGGTCGGCCGGCgccggaggaggcgcggcgggggACGAGGCGATCTGGAGGAAGCTCCGGGAGGCCGGGTTCGACGAGGACGCCGTCAGGCGCCGGGACAAGGCGGCGCTCATTGGCTACATCTCGCGGCTGGAGTCCGAG ATTTATGATTATCAGCACAATCTGGGGCTTATTTTATTGGAGCGGAAGGAGTTGGCATCTAAATATGAGCAGCTTAAAGCTTCGTCTGAGGCCACTGAGATCATGCTCAGGCGTGAAAGAGCTGCCCAGCAGTCTGCTTTGGCTGAAACAAGGAAAAAGGAAGAGAACCTAAAAAAGAATTTATGCATTCAGAAGGAGTGTGTATCCAAT CTTGAAAAAGCACTGCACGACATGCGTGGAGAAGCAGCTGAAGTAAAAGTTTCGTATGAAGCCAAACTAGCTGAAGCCCTTCAAATGATAGAGGCTGCACAGAAAAAGTTCGATGAAGCAGAAGAGAAACTTCTTGCTGCAAAATCCTTGGAAGCAGAGTCAATTCGGACTCGCAATGCCTCATTGAGAAGTCTGCAAGACATTGAAGACCGTGAAGATCAGCTAAGAAGAGACAGAACTTCTTTTGAACTTGA GAGTGCATCTAAGGAGAAAGAGATTAGCCTCCAGAGAAAATTATTGGATGATACTAAAAAAATTTTGCATGAAAAGGAGCAGGCATTACTGAAAGAACAAACACTTCTTAATCAGAGGGATGACAACATCCTTGAGAGGCTTGGATACATAACACACTCAGAAAAAAGGTTGGAGGAGGAAAAGCTGAATCTTGAAGATGAAAGGAAGGTTCTCATGGAAGAAAAGAATAAGCTGGACCTGAAAATGCAGGCGATTATTTCTAGGGAGGAA GCCATAATTAAGAAGGAATCCTTACTTGATAAACACGAAACCGAACTATTGGTTTTGCAAGAGACAATTGCCAGCAAAGAAAGG GCTGAAATAGAAAGGCTGCGCCAGGAGCAAGAAGTTGCCTTGGCGAAAAGAAGGCAAGAATTTGACACTGAGATGGAGATTAAGCTCACTTCTTTTGAGGAAGAGATAGAAGCGAGGAAAGCCCTGCTGGACCAGAGGGAAAGTGCCCTCAGTGAGCAGGAGGATTCTGTGGCACAAAGAGAACAAAATCTCAACCTTAGACTTGCAGAGTTAACAAACAAGGAAGAGTCTTTGGTGAAGAGATCAGATGAGTTAAATGAAGAAGAGAGAAAGCTCTCCTCTCACAGAGAAGTGGTGTACACTGAATTacaaaaagaaagggaggaaatTCAGAATATGAAATTGGATTTGGAGAAGGAAAAGTCTTTCTTTGAAGAGGAGAAGCGCGAAGCGATTCAAGCTCAGGAGAAACTACTAATAACCCAAAATGAGAGAGAAGATTTGCTTATTTTGGAGATGAAACTTAAAGAAGAAATTGATAGTCTGAGAGCCCAAAAAGTTGAACTTATGGTTGATGCAGAAAGACTGCTAGCAGAAAAAGAAAGATTTGAGATTGAATGGGAGCTGATTGATGAGAAAAAGGACGAACTACAAAAGGAAGCAGCCAGGATTGCTGAAGAGCGAAGAGTTATAGATGAGCATCTCAAGAATGAGCTTGATATCATCAAACAGGAGAAGGAAAATCTCCGAATTCAGTTCAAAAATAGTGCAGAATCCCTCGCTTGTGAACATAAGGAGTTCATGAATAAGATGCAGCGAGAGCATGCTAGTTGGCTAAGCAGGATACAACAAGAAAGAGAAGATCTTAAGAGAGATATTGATATCCAGAGAACAGAATTACTGAATTCTGCAAAGGCAAGGCAGATGGAAATAGATTCATATCTaagggaaaaagaagaggaGTTTGAGCAGAAAAAATCCAAGGAGCTTGAGTACATCAATTCTGAAAAGGAAACGATCAGCTCAAAACTAGAACATGTCAGGCTTGAATTGCAGAAACTTGAGGATGAGAGGAAAGAAGCTATGCTAGAACGAGAGAGGAGAGAACAAGAGCTGTCTGAAATAAAGAACACTATAGATGCCCTTAACGAGCAACGGGAGaagttgcaagagcaaagaaaACTGCTTCATTCAGATCGAGAAGCAATCACACAGCAAATCCAGCAACTTAATGAATTAGAAGAACTGAAGATTGAAACTGAGAACAAGCAACTGTCTTTGAGACAGTGTGGGAGATCAAAGCATGGAGATTGTGATGTGGAAAACCTGAAGGAGAATGGCGTTCACCAGTCTCCTGATGAGGATCAACATGCTAGTCCCAAGAAGTGTTCATCACCAAAGCTTATTCTTGGAAAGAAATTAGATGTGTCCCCCTCTGTTTCAACACCAATTTCTTGGGTTCGAAAATGTGCTCAGGTGATATTCAAACGCTCTCCAGAGAAGAGTGCTGATCATGATAATGATAGATTTGCACATGCAAAGCTGGGAAATGTCAATGACCCTAGCTTAGTTGGAAATGGTGGATTATTTGCTTGTCAGATGGAAAATGGTGCTGGGGAAGTACAACATGCTGTCGAGAAAGTTGGGAAGAAGAGGCTCAATAATGCACTATCTCATGATCAGAGTGAAATTTTAGAGCCCAAACGTAAGCACCAGAGGAGCAGTACTCTGCCTCGGAGAGTGAGAGGAGGGGAAATTGATTCTAACTG CAGTCCATCAGTTCTAGAAGAAAAATGTTCTAAGAATGAACACGACGCAGTCCCAGTTGGTTTACCTGGGAAGGGACTGCATAATCCAAGAACAGGAGAACTGGCTTCATCAGATGCTTCAGATATTCCTGAAGCATCTGAGCCTTCAGAGGAGATTTCAGTG TCTGCCGCTGAAGCATTGAACGGAGATGCTGAGGACAAGGATGAACCTGATGAGGACTCTGATGATGAAGGCgaagaggaagatgaagagAAGACATCTTCAGCGAAGAAGCTGTGGCGCTTTCTCATTACATGA